A single window of Pseudophryne corroboree isolate aPseCor3 chromosome 5, aPseCor3.hap2, whole genome shotgun sequence DNA harbors:
- the CAVIN4 gene encoding caveolae-associated protein 4, with product MDHHEKTSDQVNLNRLSVVSEDDEDHDSALTIVTVLDKVATIVDSVQASQKRIEERHREMENAIKTIQIDLLKLAQAHSNTSFTVNKLFEKTRKVSSNVKDVRSRVDKQSDQVQKVESKQEEMLRKNKFRVVIFQEDIECPTKLTVAKESTLDGLLRDKLHPPNDLSSDEEYEVEESRSSRLKKSGMQRIDNIKKAFSKESMQKTKQNFGKKVNRIRTRIVTPERRERIRQSSERLKQSGERFKQSIAKAAPKKETFKINIKKKGKQRTTAEGQEGGEEDEVDSVSESDLVQPVSEVTYTEVVTVKKKKKKNEEKAELLPSQDEEKPNPASEKSLLKLETKLDADETPLVDIKLS from the exons ATGGATCACCATGAAAAAACTTCAGATCAAGTTAACTTGAATCGATTGTCCGTTGTCTCTGAAGATGATGAAGATCATGATTCTGCCTTGACTATCGTTACAGTTCTAGATAAAGTTGCCACCATTGTGGATAGTGTGCAGGCTAGCCAAAAAAGAATTGAGGAACGTCACAGAGAAATGGAGAATGCAATTAAGACTATTCAGATTGACCTCCTAAAACTTGCTCAGGCTCATAGCAATACCAGCTTCACAGTTAACAAACTATTTGAAAAGACTCGTAAAGTAAGCTCCAATGTGAAAGATGTAAGATCCCGAGTAGATAAACAGAGTGATCAAGTTCAAAAAGTAGAATCCAAACAAGAGGAAATGCTGAGAAAGAACAAATTCAGAGTTGTCATTTTCCAG GAGGATATCGAGTGTCCAACAAAACTGACTGTTGCTAAAGAATCCACATTGGATGGACTTTTGAGGGACAAACTACACCCACCAAATGACCTCTCTTCTGATGAAGAGTACGAAGTGGAAGAGTCCAGGTCTTCACGTCTTAAGAAATCTGGCATGCAGAGAATTGATAATATCAAGAAAGCATTTTCCAAAGAAAGCATGCAGAAAACAAAGCAAAACTTTGGAAAGAAAGTAAATAGGATCCGCACAAGGATAGTAACTCCAGAAAGAAGAGAGAGAATTAGACAGTCCAGCGAGAGGCTAAAACAATCTGGAGAGAGATTTAAACAATCCATAGCAAAAGCAGCACCCAAGAAAGAAACATTTAAAATAAACATCAAAAAGAAGGGAAAACAGCGAACCACAGCAGAAGGCCAAGagggtggtgaggaagatgagGTAGACTCAGTCTCTGAGAGTGACTTAGTACAACCTGTCTCGGAGGTCACCTACACTGAAGTGGTCACtgtaaagaagaagaagaagaagaatgaagAAAAAGCTGAACTTTTGCCATCCCAGGATGAGGAGAAACCCAACCCTGCCTCTGAAAAGTCTCTGCTGAAATTGGAGACAAAACTAGACGCAGATGAGACCCCACTTGTGGATATCAAGCTGTCATAA